Sequence from the Thermocoleostomius sinensis A174 genome:
TTCGATCGTCAGGGCAATAGGCAGCAGAACCAAACCACCAACAGTTAATTGCCATGCGGTAAAGACCAGTAGAGAAACAGGGCGTTTCCACCGCTTAACGAGGACGACTCCCAGACCCATTGTGGCGGCACCAGCAAGCGCGGCAAGAATACCTACCCCATCCAGTCGTGCAGCAGGACTCACAACTAACAACCCGACTCCTGCAAAGCCCGCGATCGCCGCCGTAATTGACCGCTTAGACGGTTTCTCATGCAAGATCACCCAGGAGAACCAGACGACTAGTAACGGCTGGATTGCGCCTGCGGTTGCTGCAACACCGCCAGGAAGGCGATAAGCTGCCACGAACAGTAGGGCTTGAAAGATGCCGATATTGAGGCTACCTAAGAGCAAAATCCGCCACCACCAGATCCCTTTTGGCAGTTGCTTTAACCAGGCGATGAGCAGAATCCCGATGGGTAGCGATCGCAAGCTAGCCACCAACAACGGATGGTTCGGCGGCAGAAGCTCCGTTGCCACAATATAGGTCGTTCCCCAACTCATTGGTGCTAGAGCCGTCAGCAGAATATCAGACAGGTGAACTTTAGCTGCCTTCATATATATCACCGTAGAGCTGCACCATCAAATTTGAAATTAACCACGCACGGTGGCTTTTGCTGTGGAAAAACCGTTGAGACATAATCACTTTTTCTCAATAGAAAAATATTTTGCCTTCTTATTCTTTTGAAAGAAGCTTCTTGGTTTAAAACGTTTCAAGTTGCCTCAGTATTGCGACTCCAATGAGTGTACTGAAGCTAGCAGCAGCCCATAATCCAGAAGCGGTTTCCTGATTTTGAGCCAGTGCCCACCCTCCAATCAAAGGGCCAACCAAATAGCCAACTGTCCAACATTGAGCATTCAGAGCTAGATAAATTCCAAGAGAAGGTCTGGGTGCAAGTTCCGTCACCAGGGCTACTGCGAAGGGGTTGTAAGTAATATTTGCAATTGCCAACAGTGCGATCGCCAGCACAGCAAATACCATTTGTCCTCCGTTTGAAATTCCTGCAAACCAGACCAGCAAAAAGCCAATTCCCCACAACACCATTGACAGCATCAAGACATAAACTCGGTGATAGTTTTGCAAGAGGCGAACCATTGGCAACTGACAAAGCGCAGCCAATAACACATATCCTGAAAATAAAACCCCAACATTCCCTGGAGTCATACCTGTTGCTGTAGAGTGATGAACGAAGTTAGTAAAGTAGAGCGGCATCGTGCTTTCCATCAAATTGATGTAAGTGGTGAACAGGATGTTGGCGATCGCAAACACTAAAAAAAGAGGATTTAACAACGCCACCTTCCACGCTTTGAGACCCGTTCGAGCATCATCAGGAGAGGGTTGAGCTTGGCGACTGTCCTTGAGCATAATGGTCAGCACTATCAAAAAGATGAAAAACGTCAACCCATCGACGATAAACAGCAGTTGGTAAGAGTTGGCAATAGAAATCAGCATTCCACCTAACACGATGCCTAACCCTGAACCCAAAGAATCCGCCAAGCCAGAAACAGCAAAGGCTTCTTCTCGCTGGCTATCCTGCGATCGGTCTGTAATGGCAGCACCCGATGCTGGCCAATAAAGGCTGTCTCCCAGCCCCATCAACAGGTTCGCCAGAATCAGGAATGGGAAACTGTGGGCAAACCAAAAGACTCCATCTGCCAGGATAGAGATGATGCAGGAGAGGATGAGAGTACGGCGACAACCCCAGACGCGAGAATCGGTCATGGAACCTGCCAGGAAATAGCCAACGGCACTGGCGATCGCACCACTACTCAAGCCGATGCCGACTGCTGTTGCGGATAGCCCAACCTGATTCACGAAATAGATGGGCACATAGAACAGCACAACTCCAGAGCCAATCTGAGAGAGAAACCGTCCCGCTACCAGTACCCAGACTTGGGGGCTAAGTTGGGGCAACGAGGGGATTAACATATTAATCAAGTCTCCTTTTAGGCCCAGGTGTCTGCCATTGCAGGCATAGAGATTTCCTTGACACAAGAAGCATGGGAGAGAGACAAAATGCATCGGGCGATCGCCACCACGTCGTGAACCGGGATCTGAATACCGTTGAACTGAGCCAATGCTTGATCAATCCCTGCCGCATAGGGAACTTCTGTCGCAATCATGCCAGGATTCATGCAGGTGAC
This genomic interval carries:
- a CDS encoding MFS transporter, which encodes MLIPSLPQLSPQVWVLVAGRFLSQIGSGVVLFYVPIYFVNQVGLSATAVGIGLSSGAIASAVGYFLAGSMTDSRVWGCRRTLILSCIISILADGVFWFAHSFPFLILANLLMGLGDSLYWPASGAAITDRSQDSQREEAFAVSGLADSLGSGLGIVLGGMLISIANSYQLLFIVDGLTFFIFLIVLTIMLKDSRQAQPSPDDARTGLKAWKVALLNPLFLVFAIANILFTTYINLMESTMPLYFTNFVHHSTATGMTPGNVGVLFSGYVLLAALCQLPMVRLLQNYHRVYVLMLSMVLWGIGFLLVWFAGISNGGQMVFAVLAIALLAIANITYNPFAVALVTELAPRPSLGIYLALNAQCWTVGYLVGPLIGGWALAQNQETASGLWAAASFSTLIGVAILRQLETF